From one Anopheles cruzii chromosome 3, idAnoCruzAS_RS32_06, whole genome shotgun sequence genomic stretch:
- the LOC128271540 gene encoding coagulation factor XI-like isoform X2: MKIPLPTLLVVFAVYIKPSLQKTSPCPAVFVYDERDDSYDTWFGTVRLKSNVPLHGVFVDLQFSAPVLTFGTFLRDYSTDDNIEFHIADKSKHLRAGEVMVLKIYVRYQPDQPVPLLRQIRFNGQNICVDTNPIPTRQVARPTVAHGRGQNTHRLPSTRRTTITTTYSPIADERIWEVSSRTSTATQRSLVNERNPNPFAGVALNAGDDYTTATRSSSPTPAQSRTTAGEKYFAGDYAFLNKDSTPGTATGGQTHYINKPDEDSCGTVVPKANPLVTHGTVTERGQFPWHGALYRSSITELKYLCGSTLVSPRMSITAAHCVTLEKSSRTVAAESLLLYFGKIDLGKWNGVEEDAQVRSIHVPAQYHHERFFSDIAVLLLKDDVKFSNFVRPVCLWAFDDDYKSLINKIGFVPGWGYTEHGLVSSRLSFAQMPVVAHETCIWSNRDFFSKITSDSSFCAGFKNGTSVCNGDSGGGMVFKHNGRWYLRGVVSVSAALQDRFRCDPNHYVVFTDVAKFVRWIKSLMTTT; encoded by the exons ATGAAG ATACCTTTACCtacgctgctggtggtgtttgcCGTGTACATCAAGCCAAGTTTACAGAAAACATCTCCTTGTCCGGCCGTGTTCGTGTACGACGAGCGAGACGATTCCTACGACACGTGGTTTGGTACGGTGCGGTTGAAGAGCAACGTTCCACTCCACGGAGTGTTTGTGGACCTCCAGTTTTCTGCACCGGTCTTAACATTTGGG ACGTTTCTAAGGGACTACAGCACCGATGATAACATCGAGTTTCACATTGCGGATAAATCGAAACACTTGCGAGCCGGCGAAGTGATGGTTCTGAAGATCTACGTTCGCTACCAACCAGATCAACCGGTACCTCTGCTGCGACAGATTCGCTTCAATGGACAAAACATTTGCGTTGACACGAACCCGATTCCTACGAGGCAGGTGGCACGTCCGACGGTAGCCCATGGTAGAGGACAAAACACCCATAGGCT ACCGTCCACCAGAAGAACTACCATCACCACGACCTACAGTCCGATTGCGGATGAACGAATTTGGGAAGTGTCCAGCCGAACATCTACGGCAACGCAACGGTCGCTGGTGAACGAACGGAACCCGAATCCTTTCGCAGGAGTGGCACTGAATGCCGGTGATGACTACACGACCGCAACCAGGTCGTCCAGCCCAACTCCGGCACAATCGAGGACCACCGCCGGGGAGAAGTACTTCGCCGGGGATTATGCGTTTCTCAACAAAGACAGTACGCCCGGAACGGCTACCGGTGGTCAGACACACTACATCAACAAGCCAGACGAGGACAGCTGCGGAACGGTCGTCCCAAAAGCCAACCCCTTGGTAACCCATGGAACGGTAACGGAACGGGGTCAGTTTCCGTGGCATGGCGCCCTCTATCGGAGTTCGATCACGGAGCTCAAGTACCTGTGTGGCTCGACGCTGGTGTCGCCTCGAATGTCCATCACGGCGGCTCACTGCGTGACGCTGGAGAAAAGCAGTCGAACGGTCGCTGCAGAAAGCCTGTTGTTGTACTTTGGCAAGATTGATCTGGGCAAGTGGAACGGCGTCGAGGAGGACGCACAGGTCCGTTCGATTCACGTACCGGCGCAGTACCATCACGAGCGGTTCTTCAGCGACATCGCCGTGCTGTTGCTGAAGGACGATGTCAAGTTTAGCAACTTTGTGCGGCCAGTCTGTTTGTGGGcgttcgacgacgactacAAGTCGCTGATCAACAAGATTGGGTTCGTGCCGGGCTGGGGCTACACCGAGCACGGCCTAGTGAGCTCGCGGCTGTCGTTCGCTCAGATGCCCGTTGTGGCGCACGAAACGTGCATCTGGTCGAACCGGGACTTCTTCAGCAAGATTACGTCGGACAGCTCGTTCTGTGCCGGGTTCAAGAACGGAACCTCGGTCTGCAATGGGGACAGCGGTGGCGGAATGGTTTTCAAGCACAATGGCCGCTGGTACCTACGGGGTGTGGTTTCCGTCAGTGCCGCCCTGCAGGATCGATTCCGTTGCGATCCCAACCATTACGTAGTGTTTACGGATGTGGCCAAGTTTGTCAGATGGATCAAAAGCTTGATGACGACAACCTGA
- the LOC128271540 gene encoding uncharacterized protein LOC128271540 isoform X1, producing the protein MKIPLPTLLVVFAVYIKPSLQKTSPCPAVFVYDERDDSYDTWFGTVRLKSNVPLHGVFVDLQFSAPVLTFGTFLRDYSTDDNIEFHIADKSKHLRAGEVMVLKIYVRYQPDQPVPLLRQIRFNGQNICVDTNPIPTRQVARPTVAHGRGQNTHRLTSSETDHSITDVFPHVVDPINTYATAASPVVSQEKPSSYHSSHGTVSTRAVGSIPPSPDVDRGQLFPRRVGVEERRGDHLPNPSYPSSVESDSRPSTRRTTITTTYSPIADERIWEVSSRTSTATQRSLVNERNPNPFAGVALNAGDDYTTATRSSSPTPAQSRTTAGEKYFAGDYAFLNKDSTPGTATGGQTHYINKPDEDSCGTVVPKANPLVTHGTVTERGQFPWHGALYRSSITELKYLCGSTLVSPRMSITAAHCVTLEKSSRTVAAESLLLYFGKIDLGKWNGVEEDAQVRSIHVPAQYHHERFFSDIAVLLLKDDVKFSNFVRPVCLWAFDDDYKSLINKIGFVPGWGYTEHGLVSSRLSFAQMPVVAHETCIWSNRDFFSKITSDSSFCAGFKNGTSVCNGDSGGGMVFKHNGRWYLRGVVSVSAALQDRFRCDPNHYVVFTDVAKFVRWIKSLMTTT; encoded by the exons ATGAAG ATACCTTTACCtacgctgctggtggtgtttgcCGTGTACATCAAGCCAAGTTTACAGAAAACATCTCCTTGTCCGGCCGTGTTCGTGTACGACGAGCGAGACGATTCCTACGACACGTGGTTTGGTACGGTGCGGTTGAAGAGCAACGTTCCACTCCACGGAGTGTTTGTGGACCTCCAGTTTTCTGCACCGGTCTTAACATTTGGG ACGTTTCTAAGGGACTACAGCACCGATGATAACATCGAGTTTCACATTGCGGATAAATCGAAACACTTGCGAGCCGGCGAAGTGATGGTTCTGAAGATCTACGTTCGCTACCAACCAGATCAACCGGTACCTCTGCTGCGACAGATTCGCTTCAATGGACAAAACATTTGCGTTGACACGAACCCGATTCCTACGAGGCAGGTGGCACGTCCGACGGTAGCCCATGGTAGAGGACAAAACACCCATAGGCT AACCTCTAGTGAAACTGACCATAGCATAACGGATGTCTTTCCTCATGTAGTAGATCCGATTAATACGTACGCCACAGCGGCATCTCCTGTAGTTTCCCAGGAAAAACCTTCGTCCTATCATTCCTCGCATGGTACGGTATCGACAAGGGCTGTCGGTTCCATCCCACCTTCTCCGGACGTAGATAGAGGACAATTGTTTCCACGTCGCGTAGGCGTAGAAGAACGCAGGGGCGATCATTTACCGAACCCCAGTTACCCATCATCGGTGGAATCGGATTCTCG ACCGTCCACCAGAAGAACTACCATCACCACGACCTACAGTCCGATTGCGGATGAACGAATTTGGGAAGTGTCCAGCCGAACATCTACGGCAACGCAACGGTCGCTGGTGAACGAACGGAACCCGAATCCTTTCGCAGGAGTGGCACTGAATGCCGGTGATGACTACACGACCGCAACCAGGTCGTCCAGCCCAACTCCGGCACAATCGAGGACCACCGCCGGGGAGAAGTACTTCGCCGGGGATTATGCGTTTCTCAACAAAGACAGTACGCCCGGAACGGCTACCGGTGGTCAGACACACTACATCAACAAGCCAGACGAGGACAGCTGCGGAACGGTCGTCCCAAAAGCCAACCCCTTGGTAACCCATGGAACGGTAACGGAACGGGGTCAGTTTCCGTGGCATGGCGCCCTCTATCGGAGTTCGATCACGGAGCTCAAGTACCTGTGTGGCTCGACGCTGGTGTCGCCTCGAATGTCCATCACGGCGGCTCACTGCGTGACGCTGGAGAAAAGCAGTCGAACGGTCGCTGCAGAAAGCCTGTTGTTGTACTTTGGCAAGATTGATCTGGGCAAGTGGAACGGCGTCGAGGAGGACGCACAGGTCCGTTCGATTCACGTACCGGCGCAGTACCATCACGAGCGGTTCTTCAGCGACATCGCCGTGCTGTTGCTGAAGGACGATGTCAAGTTTAGCAACTTTGTGCGGCCAGTCTGTTTGTGGGcgttcgacgacgactacAAGTCGCTGATCAACAAGATTGGGTTCGTGCCGGGCTGGGGCTACACCGAGCACGGCCTAGTGAGCTCGCGGCTGTCGTTCGCTCAGATGCCCGTTGTGGCGCACGAAACGTGCATCTGGTCGAACCGGGACTTCTTCAGCAAGATTACGTCGGACAGCTCGTTCTGTGCCGGGTTCAAGAACGGAACCTCGGTCTGCAATGGGGACAGCGGTGGCGGAATGGTTTTCAAGCACAATGGCCGCTGGTACCTACGGGGTGTGGTTTCCGTCAGTGCCGCCCTGCAGGATCGATTCCGTTGCGATCCCAACCATTACGTAGTGTTTACGGATGTGGCCAAGTTTGTCAGATGGATCAAAAGCTTGATGACGACAACCTGA